The Dehalobacter sp. DCM sequence AATGGTAGCGGGATTGGAGTTGACCAATACGGTTTCAATCCCTTCTTCCCGCAAGGCTCGGCAAGCTTGAGTTCCCGCGTAATCAAACTCGGCGGCCTGTCCGATGACAATGGGTCCCGATCCGATTACCATGACTTTTTGCCAGTTTTTTTTCGGCATGTTGTCCCTCCTAATTTATTTCAAACCCAATGGCACTGGGCACCATTATCTCTCTCCTGTTTATTCCAACATCGTCGCGAAAAGATCAAAAATATTATTGTTTTCTTCCGGTCCAGGTGCGGCTTCCGGATGATACTGCACGGTGAGTACCGGAAATCTGTCGTGACGCAGACCTTCAACAGTCCCATCATTGACATTTCTGAACATGACAGAAAAACCTGTCCCGTTTAGGCTCTCCTCAGTGACCGCGTAACCGTGATTCTGGGATGTCATGGTTACCTTACCCGTATTCAGGTTCTGGACCGGATGATTTCCGCCGCGGTGTCCGAACGGCAGCTTGTAGGTATTCGCACCGGCTGCCATGGCCATGATCTGATGACCCATGCAGATTCCCAGAATTGGCAGCTTATCAATCAGCTGGGCCATATTCCCGGCGATTTCCGGAAGTCCCGACGGGTCTCCGGGGCCGTTGGTCAAGACCAATCCTTGCGGCATAATATCCAGGATCTTCCGGGCGGGCGTTCCTGCCGGAAAGACGTGAAGCTGGTAGCCCCGTTTGGTCAGACAGCGCAGGATATTCTTTTTTGCCCCAAGATCCAGGACCGCGATGGTCGGACCACTTCCCGGAATGACAACTTCTTCGGTCACGGTGGCCTGATAGACCCAGTGTGTATCCGGTTCGATAACCTTCGGGGCAAATTTCTGCCAGTAATCAATTCCCTGACTCAGTTCCTCGACCATGACACCGGGAAT is a genomic window containing:
- the carA gene encoding glutamine-hydrolyzing carbamoyl-phosphate synthase small subunit, with product MAWLVLSDGKAFAGDPFGPWNASDKIIKGEVVFNTSMGGYQEMITDLSYAGQILTFTHPQIGNYGWHNEESEADKVLIKGILVRELSSGEGSLHADKSLEDFCCEHGIPGMKGLDTRALTRYIRNHGTIPGVMVEELSQGIDYWQKFAPKVIEPDTHWVYQATVTEEVVIPGSGPTIAVLDLGAKKNILRCLTKRGYQLHVFPAGTPARKILDIMPQGLVLTNGPGDPSGLPEIAGNMAQLIDKLPILGICMGHQIMAMAAGANTYKLPFGHRGGNHPVQNLNTGKVTMTSQNHGYAVTEESLNGTGFSVMFRNVNDGTVEGLRHDRFPVLTVQYHPEAAPGPEENNNIFDLFATMLE